In a genomic window of Zonotrichia albicollis isolate bZonAlb1 chromosome 7, bZonAlb1.hap1, whole genome shotgun sequence:
- the LOC113459632 gene encoding uncharacterized protein LOC113459632, producing the protein MGHMFALFIQEPSGSRYTALGPGRGPERTAHRRDAGRGRTGGAPAAPGPCGTPRTSPAGGGAGRGRPRPPSPADGGRAGSGAEHPRGAAASPRLARCRRRPLGSAPAGERRGRGGTRRNRSGRASRPSQFSLAKFGCRQRGHPRSAPAASAPRSLRAPRTAPAPASIKLRSGGVKRRIDPGGARESRGSGLSQALPAGLTPAAGPGCAAGGGRALRVWCVHPIPAPRASRSLPGNRRCPPKEATGAPAPLPLARSLTHITDTHT; encoded by the coding sequence ATGGGACATATGTTCGCTTTGTTTATTCAGGAGCCAAGTGGAAGCCGATACACAGCGCTCGGCCCCGGCCGCGGGCCGGAGCGCACCGCGCACCGCAGGGACGCGGGGCGGGGAAGGACGGGCGGTGCTCCCGCCGCCCCGGGGCCCTGCGGGACGCCCCGGACTTCCcccgcgggcggcggggccggcagggGGAGGCCGCGACCGCCGAGCCCCGCGGACGGAGGGAGGGcggggagcggagcggagcaTCCCCGCGGGGCCGCCGCCTCTCCCCGGCTCGCCCGGTGCCGGCGGCGCCCGCTGGGATCCGCTCCCGCCGGGGAGCGCCGGGGCCGAGGGGGAACTCGGCGGAACCGGAGCGGCCGCGCCTCCCGCCCGTCCcagttttccctggcaaagttTGGCTGCCGGCAGCGCGGCCACCCCCGCTCCGCCCCGGCGGCGAGCGCTCCGCGCAGCCTGCGCGCCCCGCGCACCGCCCCGGCCCCCGCGTCAATAAAGTTGCGGTCGGGGGGGGTGAAGAGGCGAATTGACCCGGGGGGGGCTCGGGAAAGCCGCGGCTCGGGGCTGTCACAGGCGCTGCCAGCGGGGCTGACACCAGCGGCTGGCCCCGGCTGcgcggccgggggcgggcgggcgctgcgggTCTGGTGTGTGCACCCCATTCCCGCCCCCCGTGCCTCTCGGTCCCTCCCTGGGAACAGGCGCTGCCCACCCAAGGAGGCGACCGGCGCTCCTGCCCCGCTGCCGCTCGCTCGCTCACTCACACAcatcacagacacacacacataa